The window AACTGCCCTTGACTCTGGCCATTATCGACGGCTTGCAGGTCCAGGTTGAAAACGAATTCTACGTGATCCCGCTTTCTCTGGTTGAGGAGTGCGTGGAATTGATCGGGACCAAAGGCAATGGGCGTCGCGAACAGCGCATCATTCACCTGCGAGGGGAAGTGGTGCCTTATATCCGCATGCGTGAGTGGTTCGACATTTCCGGCACCGCCCCTGAGATCGAGCAGGTCGTCATTACATCTCAGGGTGACAATAGGGTGGGTATTGTCGTGGATCACGTCATCGGTGAACACCAGACAGTCATCAAATCGCTGGGACGGGTTTATCGAGAGGTTGAGGGTATTTCCGGCGCAACCATCAAAGGTGACGGAAGTATGGCCCTTATTCTGGACATTCCGCGCCTGGTTCGCTCGGTTTTGGAGTCTTGCACGTGAAAGGAACTAACTGGATGCCAAGCCGAACCTCGGAACGCCATGGCAGGCGTGAGCCGTTGTGAAGGAGCTAGGCGAGGCCATGTCCGATAGCAAACAGGTATCTGTGAGAAGGGATCAGAGCAATTCTCGGCAACTCAGCGCCCGCGACTTCGCGCGTTTCAGCGAGTTCATACATACCGAATGCGGCATCAAGATGCCGCCGAGCAAGAAAACCATGCTCGAAGCCCGCTTGCAAAAACGATTACGGGCTTTGGCTTTGCCTGACTACTCTCACTACTGCGCCTACTTTTTTTCAAAGGAAGGCATGGCTACGGAGCTTCCGCATCTTCTTGACGTAGTGACCACAAACACCACGGACTTCTTTCGGGAGCCAAATCACTTTGATTTGCTTTCCAGGAATGTGCTTCCGCGTTGGTTGAGCCGCCATCAAGGCCGAGAGTTGGCCGTATGGAGCGCTGGCTGCTCCACGGGGGAAGAGCCATACTCCCTGGCCATCGTGTTAAGTGAATTCCAGCTTCAGCAACCGGAGTTCCGCTTTTCCATCCTTGCCACGGATATTTCCACACGGGTCCTGGAGCATGCCTCTCGGGCCGTCTATGCCGAGGATAAACTCGAAAAGGTGCCCAAGCCTTTACACAAGCTTCACTTCCTGCGCAGCAAGGACCGCAGCAGGCGCCTTGTGCGCGTGGCTCCCGAAGTGCGCCGGCTAGTCAGCTTTCAGCGGCTCAATTTCATGGAAGAGTTCTCATTCAAGAACAGGATGGACATCATCTTTTGCCGCAATGTCATGATCTACTTTGACCGGCCTACCCAGGAGCGCCTGCTAAGCAAATTTTGCTCCCACCTGCACCAAGGTGGCCATATTTTCATCGGCCACTCGGAAAGCCTAACGGGAATGCAATTGCCGCTTCGGCAGCTCGCGCCCACGGTCTACGAGCGCGTCTGAACGACAGCGATCAGGAGAATGCATGCCTTTAGGCTCCAAGATTAAGGTGCTTGTAGTCGACGATTCCGCGCTCGTGCGCCAGACTCTCTCCGAGGTGCTCTCCGAGGACCCGGCCATTGAGGTTATCGGCAAGGCCGGCGATCCATTCGCGGCGGCGAAAATCATGGAGGAAATAGCGCCCGACGTCATCACGTTGGATGTGGAAATGCCACGCATGGATGGGCTGACATTTCTACGTAAGATCATGAGCCAGCATCCCATTCCGGTAGTCATTTGCTCCACGCTCACGGAACATGGCTCCGAAACGCTCATGCGCGCCTTGGACTATGGCGCGGTGGAGATCATCCAGAAGCCCAAGCTTGGCACGCGCCAGTTTCTGGAAGAGTCCAAGATCCGTATACGCGATGCGGTAAAGGCAGCGGCTTCGGTCAAACTCAGGAAGCTTACCAGACCCATGGAGGTCTCCCCCAAGCTATCCGCCGACGCTGTTCTGCCGGGCGTAAGGCTGAATGCCCCGAGCCAGTTGCAGACCACGGAGAAGATCGTGCTCGTGGGCGCTAGCACCGGCGGCACGGAAGCCCTGCGCATATTCCTTGAGGCCATGCCACAGGACTGCCCGGCCATCGCCATTGTCCAGCACATGCCCGAGCATTTTACCACGGCTTTTGCCAAGCGCCTGGACACCATCTGCAGCATCAATGTGCGCGAGGCCGCCAACAATGACACCATGTTGCGGGGGCAAGCGCTGATCGCTCCCGGCAACAAGCACATGCTCGTCAAGCGTAGCGGAGCCCGCTATTACGTGGAAGTTCGGGATGGTCCACTGGTGCGCCGACATAGACCCTCCGTGGATGTGCTTTTTCGCTCCGGCGCACGTTACGCTGGAAAGAATGCTGTTGGCGTGATCATGACCGGCATGGGTGATGACGGTGCCCATGGCCTGCTGGAGATGAAACAGGCCGGAGCCTTCACCGTGGCCCAAGATGAAGCCTCCAGCGTGGTATTCGGCATGCCGGGCGAGGCTATCAAGCTGGGCGCGGCTTATAAAGTTCTCTCCCTGGAGCGCATCGCCCATGAAGTAGTACGATTCTGTTCTTCGTCTTAGAGCATTTTGCTTTTGAAAATGCTCTGCAAGCCGTGCGTCGGCATGGCTTGCAGCCGCGTAGGCGTAGGCGCAATTCACTTGCGCCGTTAACGCCGGAGCGGGCGTCTTAAAAGCAATCTGCTCTAGAGCTTCAAGTGCTGCTTCCCTGAAATAGGCTTACACAACGGTCTCCAGCATGGGAGGCCGCAATGGGCGCATGAAGTTGACCTTGTTTCGTGGACAGATCACCCTTCGTGGAGAAGAGGTTCACGAAGCCTACATCACGTCCGCTTAATCAGTAGCCTTTCGCCAGTAGATCATCGACTTGTCCTGGACAGCCGCTCGCCTGAGGAGCTGGCTGTCGTAGATGATATCCTCGAAGACGCCAGCAGCAATCAAGCACCGCGCCTATCGATAGACGATCTGCCATGGTGGGAAATCGTGCGGCAGCCATCGCCAGAACGTGCTCGTGCGCACGATCCAGCGCAGGGCGTTGAAGACCTCGCATCAGTAGTGTCGGCGCTGGCCGGCGTACTCGGACAGAAGGCTCAGGTACGATACGACGAACTCCCACTCTTCGTCGCTCACTTCCGTTGGGTAAGGCTTACGGTTCATAAGCCTTACCCAAAAAGAAATATCAATCAGTCCACAACACGCTCTAGACAGCCCATCTCAGCGGCAACCAGGTCATCATAAGTTTCACGACGGCGAGCTAAAACGGTCACTTCTCCATCGACCATGACCTCGGCTGCTCGTGGTCGGGAGTTATACTGGGAAGACATGGCAAATCCATAAGCTCCAGCCGAGAAAGCAGCCAAAAGTTCCCCAGATTCCACGTTTGGCAGTTCACGATCACGGGCCAAAAAGTCTCCTGACTCACAGATGGGGCCCACCACATCCACATTGATTTTGGGCCTGTTATGCTCCACCACTTCGGCAATACGATGGAAGGAGCCGTAGAGCGAGGGGCGCACCAAGTCATTCATGGCCGCGTCCACGATGACAAAATCCTTGCTAGGTGTGGACTTAGTGTAGAGTACCTTGGTGACCAGAATTCCTGCATTGCCGGCGATGACCCGCCCCGGTTCAAGGATGATGGTGAGCGGAAGACCCTTGAGCCGTTCCGTAAGAGCTTTGCCAAAGGCTTCGGGGTGTGGGGGCTCTTCCTCATTGTAGGTGATGC is drawn from Desulfocurvibacter africanus subsp. africanus DSM 2603 and contains these coding sequences:
- a CDS encoding CheR family methyltransferase, producing MSDSKQVSVRRDQSNSRQLSARDFARFSEFIHTECGIKMPPSKKTMLEARLQKRLRALALPDYSHYCAYFFSKEGMATELPHLLDVVTTNTTDFFREPNHFDLLSRNVLPRWLSRHQGRELAVWSAGCSTGEEPYSLAIVLSEFQLQQPEFRFSILATDISTRVLEHASRAVYAEDKLEKVPKPLHKLHFLRSKDRSRRLVRVAPEVRRLVSFQRLNFMEEFSFKNRMDIIFCRNVMIYFDRPTQERLLSKFCSHLHQGGHIFIGHSESLTGMQLPLRQLAPTVYERV
- a CDS encoding protein-glutamate methylesterase/protein-glutamine glutaminase, with the translated sequence MPLGSKIKVLVVDDSALVRQTLSEVLSEDPAIEVIGKAGDPFAAAKIMEEIAPDVITLDVEMPRMDGLTFLRKIMSQHPIPVVICSTLTEHGSETLMRALDYGAVEIIQKPKLGTRQFLEESKIRIRDAVKAAASVKLRKLTRPMEVSPKLSADAVLPGVRLNAPSQLQTTEKIVLVGASTGGTEALRIFLEAMPQDCPAIAIVQHMPEHFTTAFAKRLDTICSINVREAANNDTMLRGQALIAPGNKHMLVKRSGARYYVEVRDGPLVRRHRPSVDVLFRSGARYAGKNAVGVIMTGMGDDGAHGLLEMKQAGAFTVAQDEASSVVFGMPGEAIKLGAAYKVLSLERIAHEVVRFCSSS